One genomic region from Magnetofaba australis IT-1 encodes:
- a CDS encoding DUF2459 domain-containing protein: protein MGHGWHTGVVVDLARVGHDQLAAAQDFANFRYLEIGWGDEGFYRAPNNDITVGLAARAIFLPTPSVLHLVGINAPPQRAFSASDVRRVPLSKAGFDALLAFIDGMFDKDEAGELRYLGPGLYGYARFYRAHGSYTFFRTCNTWTQQALKAAQLPIHDYWGATSESVLEQVDALPQPIQLRP, encoded by the coding sequence GTGGGGCACGGCTGGCACACCGGCGTGGTGGTGGATCTGGCGCGGGTTGGTCACGATCAACTGGCCGCCGCACAGGATTTCGCTAATTTCCGCTATCTGGAGATCGGCTGGGGCGACGAGGGCTTCTACCGCGCGCCCAATAATGACATCACCGTGGGGTTGGCGGCGCGGGCGATCTTCCTGCCCACCCCCAGCGTGCTGCATCTGGTGGGGATCAACGCCCCGCCGCAGCGCGCCTTCTCCGCCAGCGACGTGCGCCGAGTTCCGTTGAGCAAAGCGGGGTTTGACGCCCTGTTGGCGTTTATTGACGGCATGTTTGACAAAGATGAGGCAGGCGAGCTGCGCTATCTGGGGCCAGGGCTCTACGGCTATGCGCGATTCTATCGCGCTCACGGCTCCTACACCTTCTTTCGCACCTGCAACACCTGGACACAGCAAGCGCTCAAAGCGGCGCAACTGCCGATCCATGACTACTGGGGCGCCACTTCGGAAAGCGTCCTGGAGCAGGTGGACGCCCTACCACAGCCGATTCAACTGCGCCCCTAA